DNA from Brassica napus cultivar Da-Ae chromosome C4, Da-Ae, whole genome shotgun sequence:
TAATTATTGCCCATGATGTGGGGAACCGGAAGAAACTGTTACTcatgccatatttgaatatcCTCCAGACTTGCAAGTACGGTCCCTATCGACCACCCCATCTAGTCCTGATATCTTTCCACTATTAAGCATTTATGCGAATATGGATTACCTCTTCTGAAGGAAGAATAACTTTATTGAACCAGAACTGTACAGAGATTCTTACCCatggataatatggtatatcTAGAAGGCTCAGAATGATAAACTTTTCAGGGGGATCGACTTGGATCATATGGAGCTATTCTGATATGCGGAAAGTGAgtgttgtgggaaccgaaattcacaccgtcgagttttgttaatcggaggaaagccaagttgacctagccttccctgaaggtcccggttatctgctgggccacacacgacacgatcaatatgaaagaataaaatgaaaataagcagaaaaagagaataagaggatcttatttccgaattcgcgtttgagcgtgaacaacaagtaaagacctaggctacaagagctgtcggtacgttcgctagtctagcgacctaaatctaaactagttGAGTTGCAGCTCGATTAGTAAAAGCGGAAAaagatgcctaaattgctctaagtgctaagttgaTCTGATTTGCTCTGATCTCCCCTccctcttcgtcctaggtcctccttatatactcctccttaggtcaGTTTACCTCTTCTTGGGCCGGATTTGTCACAaagcgggcttttccatatttccttcttatttgtgattatcttcggaaatttgacatttatctcttcccacggatgagataaaccgtcataccagtcttTGGGCTCAAGTCTTTTGTGACCATAGATGGGCCGTTgccgcaattcggaccctctttgggccgtatcaagacttaagcgtttttacgattttactcgcgaagtagccgttggtataggcatggttcttccaacagaaccctgtttcttcgcatagctgaggcagttggtgttaagttaaccgtaacctgctctactatgaagaataggaaaccgttcgagagacataaccttcccaacttcccgaatactttcgacgatgttttttagacggaacattggtgtcgtatccacggacccgaagactgagttacggaaacttcagacgaagatgcatggttatgggatgggaccgggttcggaatggtccacggagaattggccgcgctcgccgggcgagctgatcCATGCCAtggtcgagctcgccggcgagccgaccgacaacacggtcgtgctcgccgggcgaactggctcgtgtcacggccgagctcgccggcgagtcgaccggcaacacggtcgtgctcaccgtgcgagctggctcgtgtcgcagccgagctcgccggcgggtcgaccggcaacacgatCGTGCTCGCCGAGCGAGCTGGCTcatgtcgcggccgagctcgccgggcgatccgtttcggctattcgttttctcggcttttgaagttttgaccgagattcggtttttctgaggactttcggacatcgattccgtcgtgaccgattttgaccccaacagttagccctcCAGCTAGCTAGGATCCGTGGACCTGGGTGTTAGGTCCTAGCTTGTGGTATGGTCTGTTCTAGGTGGAATTAGACGTAATTGTTTGTCGAAAGATTGAAggtgaatagtaaaaaaaattgtataagtaagggaagtaagtttttcaaattctttactcaCTTCTTCCCTTAATAAAAGATTCCTCCAAGATAGAAATTTTTTCTTcaagatctctctttgctcaAAGAAAATGTCTTCAAGAAAAGTATCTTCAAAGAGAAATTCTTCCTCACACTCATCTTTGGGTGACTCTTCTGCCAATGAGGTGATCGCCCCGAAAGAAGAGTTCGAAGTTGAGGAAGAAGCAAAGGATGCGTACTACAAAGCTCTTTGCTGCTAGCTTCCGCCTTCGCAAGACATTTTGATTCCTAAGAAGCCCGTGAGGTCGCCAAACGCACCCGTCACGctgagcatggtctctcccgacTACCTCAAGACTCTCAGGGACTTTTACCAGATTCCAAGTGGGGTCGTATTTCGGATCCCGAGTGAAAACTCCGGAAGGTTTCTTTACTTCCTACGAGGCCTTCCTGGTGTATTGCCGCATGTGGTTTCTGATCCCTGGTACCATCGTCCGCGCGCTTCACCACTTTGGGCTTTCGATCAGCCAGCTAAGCGTTCCGGCTTTGCAGCATTGGCTCGGCGTGTTGATCTCGAGTTACGAGCTAGGAATGGATCTTAACCCTGGCGATTTCGAGGGATTTTGGTCTATGAGAGGAACGGGGATCGATGGCTCATACCGCATGGCGCCAAAGAAGGGCATGGCTATAATTCAGGGGTACACTTCACATCCTAAGACATGGTTCGAGCGCTTTTTCTTTGTCCGGAAAGATGGGGAGTCTGTCGAGGAGAGCTACCTCCACCTATTCCATCGGGAGTGGAACTTCACCCGTGGTAATACGAATagctatttttttcattttgatacCTTGAAAACATGCGaagatgatttttgtttttaattatcatGCAGTGAACAGGATCCTTCCGCTGACTCCTGCCGATCTTTTTGCCAAGCGAGATCTTCTCCGCGGCAGGCCGTTCTTCTGGAATTCCTTCACCGTTGAACGGATTCGAAGCGCGGTGGAGCTCCATCGATCTCGAGCCGTCTCTCAGCCTCTTGACGCTCCGTATGACGTAGAACCGGTCATTGATGTCTTGCCTGCTCAGAGGCAGAGAACCATGTCTCGGAAAGGCAAGGGAGTTACCTCTGAGAACGTCTTGGGAAACCCTCCGCTGCCAGAATGGAACCCTAGTTTCTCCCTAGGGGAAAGGAGTGGAACCAGCGAGGTTCCCCCTCCCAGCGACTTTTTTGCCGACCTCCCTCCCGGTTTTACTACTCATGAGTCGCTGGACGAAGAGTCGAGGAGGAAAGTAGTCGCCGAAGGCTCCAGCTTAATCAACgaggtttatcctttgaactttgatctaaattatatttttttttgtttccttttccgaTCTTAAGTTCGTGCAGGGGATGAGGGTGTTCAATGCGGCGCTCGACGGAAGTTTCCGGGAGTCGCGTATCTCTCACTTCAAAGCCGAGGAGGCTGAAAGAGAACTCTTTCGGTTTCAGAAGGAGGTCGAAGAACAGAGCCGGAGACAGGCTGAGCTCCATTCTCGGGCCCTTGTCCGTgcggagaggagaggaaagagagcgaTTGTCGCCGAAATAAAGCGGAGGGCCGCTTTGTTTGCCACCGAATTCGAGAGCTTTAAGGATGCTCAAGAATTCGTGGGCGATTTTCGCGAGTGCTGTGGCTCGGTTGCTACCCTCTACAAGTCGCAGAACGAGGACTTATCTTTTCCTGCCGAGGTCGCTGAGATGTCGGGTCTTATGAACGGGTGTGCCCATGCCGAATCCTTGGTTCCTCCGGTCGAAAGAAGGGTCCGACAGCTTTGGGATTCCATCGAGGTCTCGGAGGTCACGGCGGAAGCGGGAACCGGTGTTGGTGATGAAGGTGCCAGAGTCGCGGACGGAGAGGTGGACCAGCCTGCGAGCTCGTTCAGGGTCTCCATGTCCGGGTTCTTCGACTTTGAGGTTTGAGGATTGTTGTGATTATTTTTCTTAGTTTTATTTCGAGGTTTGATGTAtctaggccgagtgtggccgtatttgttttatgtgtgttatggccttgcgaggctatgtgaactatgtgtttgagaccggccgtttggtggctttgggtcctagccgttttttgcggcttctatatatatgatgaatgattgacattctgtgcgttttagtttatacttctgccaagtgtgagggaaagatacgagtagtcacttcgtatcttaactcttagtttatcgtcttgttcgtttgctcttactgaacgagggcgttcggaaacgtttaggagtttcgcaaagtttcgtgagcgtattatatatagacgatgggacatctttttaagatctcgtatcatgtcttgagatgttagtggaccagtaggactgggtttatggcaagacctaggtttactttcggagCTAAGGCTGTGCGACGACTGATTTGCCTGTGGGCGATTTCAACTTGGTTctttccgatttaaagtccgcgacttggcgccggcttatatgacttgtatggaacgaaccgagcactttccagagaccgtctggagtgctgaccaaaatttaggatttcttgtatagcgcgctatggtatcctcgtcggatgtaagagaacctttactTTTACGAAAGGTTAGACTACGAGTTCGTTTTTGAGAACGTTTTGGGTTTGTctgtcggggccaatcgacgggcaatttgtttttttagagtCGCGGACGGACCGTGTGTTTGGATAATATCTCTCGAAAATATTTACGACATCTCGCTTTTTCCGAAAGGTATATCCTTTGTAGTGAGAAAGTTACGATCTTcgtttttagagaagatgtatttggtcttgcttgaccattgatacgcagtgattgttgtttaagttagttcccatccaaggactgcttgaaaggtatgcgtgtttggagacccttgtcttgggtgtttctaaggttaatctccgattgttgtggctattgcaagtgaatcgggagacagaaataaaatgagttttattggaaacgtttcgaaaatatcgagtacatgtgtggatattccgaactttgtgggagtatacgagtatacgtacccactccccccccctttttggagagggggatagctgaacttgtcaaTAGGACAAGCTGACTACGTACCTCTtccgaggatcaagccatctcgtagttctacTTTGTTGTTGCGGGCGTTCCTACTCGTTGGATAGGGCCATTTCTGTTACTTCGGCCGTTGAGGCTTTAGTTAAATCGGCGACCGTTTCGTGAGTCGGGTTTACCGCTGGTAGGGCGATGGACTCCGGGATCGCGTCGCTGTCCGGAGCCGTTGCTTGGGCGAGTGATTCCGAATCGCTCTTTGTGGAACCTTCGGGAGTACTCTGAGTTTTCTTGACTCGCTTCGGGCTAATCGCAGGGGTGTTCCGAGTTTGTCGTAGCTTATGCTCGGCCAAAAAGCAGAGCCTAGATTGtttctggcatccccagattactACTGTTTCGTTTGgtgttgggaacttgatgctaaggtggtaagtcgacggtaccgccttcattgcgttgatccatggggttcccatgataacattatagatgGCCGGGTTATCGACTACGGCGAAGTCAACGATTTTCGTGACTTCCCTTGCCATGACCGGAAGTTTGATCGATTCGAGGGTCATTGATGTTGTGCCCGAAAAACCGCTCAGGGATTTTGGTTCCGGGACGACTTCCCCAAGTTTGATGTTCATTCTCCGGAGAGTGTCGCTGAAAATGACGTTGACCGTGCTGCCTGTGTCGATGATGATTCTTCCCACTTCGAGGTCTCGAATCACCAAGTCGATGaccagcgggtcgcagtgaggtttatcGAGTCCGACGGTTTCCTCCTCCTCGAAAATAATCGTATTGTTTGGAGCGTTGTCGGTCGGGGACCGAGTCGTCCAATTAGAACTTGCTTCCGCCTTTCTTCCGTAGGCCTTGATGGATGAAACAGAGTGGCGGTAGAATTATGattctccgatgatcatgtttatcctcTGGCGGGTACTATTGTCTCCATGGTCATCCTGCCTTCTTTCGCGTTTCTCGCCAGACTGGTTTGCGCGTGCGTCCCTCTCGGGAGACTCTTTATCAGTCCTGGGAGGGCGGTCGGAATCCAGGACGAGGTCTTTTATGCTAGTGACCTTCGAGAGGTCGCCAGCGAGGAGTTTTGCGGCTAGCCTTGCGCCGAGAACTTTGCAGTTCGTAGTGGAATGACCTTTGGTCTAgtggaactcgcagtaggaGGTATCCTTGTACTGGTTCCTGGTCCAGGTGTTTCCGGAGGTCTTTCCTTGTTCGGAATTGATAGTGTAGTTGTGCTCGCCCTGGACGtcttctccctcgtggtggacatacttgtcgtttcgagagcttttcttttttgtgggcgtcttctgcgggttgtacttctgggagaggattttcatctcctcttccattacgatgaagtctgttgccttatgaagagcatcctgaatcgttctcggtttttcgagggatatccattgcTGGAATTTCGACcggtaccagagagttttcttTAGAGCATAGAtcgccactttgtcgctgatcCCGGTGATTCTTGCCATTACTTGCTTGAATCTGTTCATGAACTCGCaaagtggctcgtcttctctttttgacaggctccagagatcgacgtccgaggtttctctgtccatgaacatggaatactgcttgagaaactctgaagcaagttggcggaaacttccgatggaatttcattttaggcgagaaaaccattcgagcgcggctcctttgaggttttcgacgaagaggaggcagtagccagcgtctcgttcgcgttccttgagtttgcacctcccccatcgcgatctggaaagactgcagGTGCGCTTTCGGGTCGGTGATGCCATCGTAGATTGGAATTTTGATCTTCCCTGATGCCATCGTAGGCGTtgcttagagcaatttaggcatcaGAGCAACATACGTTTACAGCTGGAGTTTTATCAGCGTTGGCATCGATGGGAGTCCCGTCGTGCGTTTGCGGGTCTTTTTCAACGTTGGTCGTCATATCGGACTGAGCGTGTGTGGTTGCGAGAGAGATAGATccgtcccccccccccctccttctagcgccaaactgtgggaaccgaaattcacaccatCGAGTTTTGTTAaccggaggaaagccaagttaacctagccttccctgaaggtcccgattatctgctgggccacacacgacacgatcaatatgaaagaataaaatgaaaataagcagaaaaagagaataagaggttcttatttccgaattcacgtttgagcgtgaacaacaagtaaagacctaggctacaagagctgtcggAACCCAatttcttcgcatagccgaggcagttggtgttaagttaaccgtaacctgctctactacgaagaataggaaaccgttcgagagacataaccttcccaacttcccgaatactttcgacgatgtttttagacggaacattggtgtcgtatccacggacccgaagactgagttacggaaacttcggacgaagatgcatggttatgggatgggaccgggttcggaatggtcctCGGAGAATTGGCCGccctcgccgggcgagctgatcTGTGCCACGTGTtagggtcaaaaacggttacgacgaagtcaacgtccaaatccccaaagaagaaaacgtaggaaccttcttcgacaaatactttttcgaaattgattcttctttacgaaaagctttgcggaagaaaaGCGAGTCAtcagacaagagctcgaaaagggtcgctacgcagcaaccgaacgcgtgttccgctcggtcgctgcgtagcaaccgagctcgagccaaagctcggtcgctacgtctcGAGCTCGAGCAGGAACTtggtcgatacgacattagtccatgcattctcgtctacccttcgatgctatctcccgaagaccgtagcgaacccatttcacgttccctgccattctaagttatcattcaaactttaccgtaaaaaccgcgaaaagttcgttctttatcgaaagaaaccgtaataaacgcttcgagttggaagacggcccaaagggacctaagacatgactcgaggcccaacttacgatttcttaaccaacagcccgtaagctgcatgacggtttacgcttggttcgcgaggaaagataaatgtcaagtttccgcggataaatacaaaattttgaagataattacgaatatCGGaatatgctatggcggcttaagggcagaaggggaaaagcataaaccgaccctggagctagtatataaggagtcctaggcgagaggcatgggggaggactttttcacagcaaacttagcacttagagcgattttaggcaattttccgtttttgttattcgagctgcgactcaattaggtttttgccgtcttagggctttagaactaggaatctcgccgacagctctcgtagcccaggcacttaccttgttgtaaacgctcaaacgcagattcagaataagaactatcttgctctctttttttatttcttattttattactgttctcgtttcgtgttctgattgcttggcgtgtggtattagcagatatccgggacctctgggaaattagggttctcctactttcctaatttaaacggaaatcgacagtgcaaatttcggttcccacagtttggctctagaagggggggggggtacggatcaatctaactctcaaccacatcacgctcaaccagacatgtcaactgacgacacggataacgtgcagactcctcttaaaggaggcagtggcactgatctccacactcccgcagcggacgtTTCCGCGGCCAACgtaccagccaacgccgcggcgctcgaggagtttaaaaagatgttcgtcacctacgaaaaaaggtcagaagaacaggataagctcgtgagcaccttgaccaaacaagttgaaactttaacggcatggactcgagcaatccgcccccgcggaaccactaaagtccgcgggaaaagactcgactttgcaaccccactcaacaggcctggagccgcgcaggaacgaccttcgggtcaaaaccctagcgagaaatctcccatcgaaaagggaaactctgaaagccctccgcctcccgcgaaggcttcggaggacaacggagtgagctggctgaaaagcaaaccgagctcactcgcagtaaacgccgacaagcatggaaatctgctggcgagacatcggatatacgcgatcttcgcgactatatcaccaagactgcggtagaagtaagagccgtaaaatcccgaatccatcacgctaccagcgcggcccccgagatcgacaggctgctggaaggggctcggaggACCCCtttcaccactcgcatctcagatatgagggtatccgatccaggaaaaatcaaagtaccgaagtatgatggtacgaccgatccgagagcgcaccttcaggctttctacatcacgatgggaagtgcggggctgaaggacggcgaaagagACGCCGgttactgccgcctgttcgtcgagagtctagaaggagcagccctcgaatggtttgCGCGCCTTAACTGAAActctatcggaagtttccgacagctcgcgtcggaatttctcaagcaatactctatgttcatagatagagaaacttccgatgtcgatctctagagtctgtcccagagggaagacgaacccctccgcgagttcatcagccgattcaagttggtaatgtctACGGTCAGCGGGATAAACGATAAGGTAGCCAtcgatgcgctcagaaaggcgctccggtacaagtcgaaattcagaaaatggatatccctcgaaaaaccgcggacgatccaagacgccctccacaaggcgacggactacGTCATGATCGAAGAAGAAACGAaaatcttatcgcaaaaacataagtcggcgagatcatcctcgaaagatgtagacccaaaaacgaggaagaagaaccctcgtaacgacaagtatgtccatcacgagggggaagaactccaaggagcgcacaattacgcgatcggctcagaccagggccgaaccacgggtaatacgtggactcgcaatcaaggatatgatgaaaacaccttctgcgagttccaccagtcccgaggacactccacgactaactgcaaggtcttgggagcaaggctggccgcaaagctactagccggagaactctcggaagtgaccagcgtgaaagatctcatcctcgagaccgatcgcccccccGAAGCCGGACAGAAATCTTCCTGCAGAGagatctcctcaaagaaaccaatctcgggacaaacgcggcaggaggccagacgacaaagggaacgataacaatcgtcgtagagtcaacatgatcatcgtaggatcgcaattctgcaacgatacggtttcggccatcaaggcttaccagcggaaggcggagtcaagcgcaaactggcctacatggtctcctaaccgagatgatcagaactgcttaatcaccttcacaaaggaggaagccggcgggatcgatTAACCTCACTACGATCCCttgtcatagacctcgtcatacgagatctggaagtcggaagagtacacattgacacgggaagcacggtcaatttaatcttccgcgacactctcaatcggatgagcatcaaactcggagaactaactccaactccgaaaccgctcacatgcttttcaggcgaagtatcgatgaccctcagatcgattcagctaccagtcatggccaaggagatcacaaaaattgtcgagttcgcggtagtcgatcatcctgccatctacaacgtgatcatgggaaccccatggctcaacgctatgcaagccgttccatcgacgtaccaccacggtg
Protein-coding regions in this window:
- the LOC125586080 gene encoding uncharacterized protein LOC125586080; its protein translation is MIFVFNYHAVNRILPLTPADLFAKRDLLRGRPFFWNSFTVERIRSAVELHRSRAVSQPLDAPYDVEPVIDVLPAQRQRTMSRKGKGVTSENVLGNPPLPEWNPSFSLGERSGTSEVPPPSDFFADLPPGFTTHESLDEESRRKVVAEGSSLINEGMRVFNAALDGSFRESRISHFKAEEAERELFRFQKEVEEQSRRQAELHSRALVRAERRGKRAIVAEIKRRAALFATEFESFKDAQEFVGDFRECCGSVATLYKSQNEDLSFPAEVAEMSGLMNGCAHAESLVPPVERRVRQLWDSIEVSEVTAEAGTGVGDEGARVADGEVDQPASSFRVSMSGFFDFEV